One stretch of Corallococcus exiguus DNA includes these proteins:
- a CDS encoding exonuclease/endonuclease/phosphatase family protein translates to MPTLRVLSWNLRTFALYEESGDDLLSMAKVLQRSGADIVALQEIQIGKSVPNRIGAKLSFASHMQVARLAELLGALDRDAGWRWTLSGASKGYGRAMRDGYAYLWKQAAANGQMSIDLLSPPEILDIDCGAWSSRRPALATFLLSSGKTWLPLNVISYHARLPDGRTKSSTDEVKGVEQLARLPEVGGGVWRRDGRTLPTYWPDFAPLPTLDTIVLGDFNCKMDAPVADAAYKSLLTHYTACVSWPGTPTRAARTVTTMYGRDRDGAPEQRSAYDNIFVLNSHANGFVAKCQYSAPAPGAPPTSDAIDIIEDELQALGPHVVNADRGAWRQWVFNRVYATQKGGSGLSDHLPVWADITLQFPDATSAPRPVLTSNEDGNSLFHAVEGLSFGDSPHFTSKAAELRKQVVKELKGYEQDKRFPSSAIQQWVFAAMQLRLRDSVEAIHLGPTVDTTQNLFLDAGFRSAYTRYLRLLNQGAMVLPEAGLVAFVLKANLNVWSVGAATPTAYSFGGTTPQAVNIYANNRQFWWCR, encoded by the coding sequence ATGCCCACGCTCCGCGTCCTGTCCTGGAACCTGCGCACGTTCGCGCTGTACGAGGAGTCGGGCGACGACCTCCTGTCCATGGCGAAGGTCCTCCAGCGCAGTGGGGCGGACATCGTCGCGCTGCAGGAGATCCAGATCGGCAAGAGCGTACCCAATCGAATCGGCGCGAAGCTGTCCTTTGCCTCTCACATGCAGGTCGCCAGGCTCGCGGAGCTGCTTGGCGCCCTGGACCGGGACGCCGGCTGGCGTTGGACACTGTCGGGAGCGAGCAAGGGGTACGGCCGCGCGATGCGCGACGGTTATGCCTATCTGTGGAAACAAGCCGCGGCGAACGGGCAGATGAGCATCGACCTGCTGTCTCCTCCAGAGATCCTCGACATCGACTGCGGAGCGTGGTCCAGCCGTCGCCCTGCCCTCGCGACCTTCCTGCTCAGCAGTGGTAAAACATGGCTGCCCCTCAACGTGATTTCGTATCACGCGCGGCTTCCTGACGGCAGGACCAAGTCCAGCACCGACGAGGTGAAGGGCGTCGAACAACTGGCCAGGCTTCCTGAAGTCGGCGGCGGTGTCTGGCGAAGGGATGGCCGCACCCTACCGACCTACTGGCCAGACTTCGCCCCGCTCCCCACCCTTGATACAATTGTGTTGGGTGACTTCAATTGCAAGATGGACGCCCCGGTGGCTGACGCAGCCTACAAAAGCCTGCTCACCCACTACACCGCGTGTGTCAGTTGGCCCGGGACGCCGACACGAGCAGCGCGGACGGTCACGACCATGTACGGCCGCGACCGCGATGGCGCTCCCGAACAGCGCAGTGCCTACGACAACATCTTCGTCCTGAATTCACACGCCAACGGCTTCGTGGCGAAGTGTCAATACTCCGCTCCGGCGCCAGGCGCCCCGCCTACCTCCGACGCGATCGACATCATCGAGGACGAGCTCCAAGCGCTGGGGCCGCATGTCGTGAATGCGGATCGCGGTGCATGGCGTCAGTGGGTCTTCAATCGCGTCTATGCCACACAAAAAGGCGGCTCCGGTCTGAGCGATCACCTGCCCGTGTGGGCGGACATCACCCTTCAATTTCCAGACGCCACATCCGCGCCACGGCCGGTGCTGACCTCCAACGAGGATGGGAATTCCTTGTTCCATGCGGTGGAGGGTCTGTCGTTCGGCGACAGTCCTCATTTCACCTCAAAAGCCGCGGAGCTGCGGAAGCAGGTGGTCAAGGAGCTCAAGGGTTACGAGCAGGACAAGCGCTTTCCGTCGAGCGCTATCCAGCAGTGGGTATTCGCCGCGATGCAGCTCCGCCTGAGAGACTCCGTCGAAGCCATCCATCTTGGCCCCACCGTCGACACGACCCAGAACCTCTTCCTGGATGCAGGATTTCGCAGCGCATACACAAGATATCTTCGCCTGCTCAATCAGGGAGCCATGGTCCTGCCGGAAGCAGGGCTGGTGGCCTTTGTTCTCAAGGCCAACCTCAACGTGTGGAGCGTCGGCGCCGCGACGCCGACTGCCTACTCCTTTGGCGGGACCACTCCCCAGGCGGTCAACATCTACGCCAACAACCGTCAGTTCTGGTGGTGCAGATGA
- a CDS encoding ABC transporter permease, with amino-acid sequence MLRNLRELYQYRGLLLSLTQRELKARYRNSVLGFFWTFLNPMLQMGVYSLLFTVYMRQKIPGYTFFVFIGLLPWIWFSTSLGTGASAISDRRDLLTKVRFPAQVLPATVVVTNLCNYVLSLPLMVALGLLLGYVPSWHVVAFPVVLLTQLCMTVALVYIVSALNVTFRDLQQIIANLLTMWFFVTPVFYRVDSLPEVARGPIVLLNPMAVMVTSYQSIFYEHQLPQPGPLLMWMGISLALLWIAAGIFERRREDFAEFI; translated from the coding sequence ATGCTTCGCAACCTCCGTGAGCTCTACCAGTACCGGGGCCTCCTGCTCAGCCTGACCCAGCGCGAGCTGAAGGCGCGGTACCGGAACTCGGTGCTCGGCTTCTTCTGGACGTTCCTCAACCCGATGCTCCAGATGGGCGTCTACTCGCTGCTCTTCACCGTCTACATGCGGCAGAAGATCCCCGGCTACACGTTCTTCGTCTTCATCGGTCTGCTCCCGTGGATCTGGTTCTCCACGTCGCTGGGGACGGGGGCCAGCGCCATCAGTGATCGGCGCGACCTGCTCACCAAGGTGCGCTTCCCCGCGCAGGTGCTGCCGGCCACGGTGGTGGTGACCAACCTGTGCAACTACGTGCTGTCCCTGCCGCTGATGGTCGCGCTGGGGCTGCTGCTGGGCTACGTGCCCAGCTGGCACGTGGTGGCGTTCCCGGTGGTGCTGCTCACCCAGCTGTGCATGACGGTGGCGCTGGTCTACATCGTGTCCGCGCTCAACGTGACGTTCCGGGACCTGCAGCAGATCATCGCCAACCTGCTGACGATGTGGTTCTTCGTCACGCCGGTGTTCTACCGGGTGGACTCGCTGCCGGAGGTGGCCCGGGGGCCTATCGTCCTGCTCAACCCCATGGCGGTGATGGTGACGTCGTACCAGTCCATCTTCTACGAACACCAGCTGCCGCAGCCCGGCCCGCTCCTGATGTGGATGGGCATCTCCCTGGCGCTGTTGTGGATCGCGGCCGGCATCTTCGAGCGCCGTCGCGAGGACTTCGCGGAGTTCATATGA
- a CDS encoding ABC transporter ATP-binding protein yields the protein MTSAIASPDAIVLRNVVKSFRKSTIRREYTTIKSELIRLLRGQRDTDGKSMIEALRGIDLVVPRGKTVGIIGRNGSGKSTLLKLISGIYTPTTGTIDINGRISALLDLGAGFHPDFSGRENILINGIILGMSRAEVKARMEEIISFSELGDFIDEPVRTYSSGMYMRLAFSVATHVDPDILIIDEILAVGDEHFGKKSLAKMTEFKRAGKTIVIVTHDLGTLERWCDLGAWIDAGRIREFGPPADVIRSYRRAVALAEERGMSMEAPALASDGGALPSLAAPQAEPSPLTVDAVRLLGRDGAAVEFVDTEDGLELSVAYTARTPAPELGLGLELSRADGVLVHATDTFAEDVPFCAAAAGSGTVRFVVDRLGLTAGRYAFTVVVRDRAGQVLEKREAVCSFEVRSSVRDGGLTRPPHRWIVEGAAARVAPVRDVGS from the coding sequence ATGACCAGCGCCATCGCGTCTCCGGACGCCATCGTGCTCCGCAACGTGGTGAAGAGCTTCCGGAAGAGCACCATCCGGCGCGAGTACACCACCATCAAGTCGGAGCTCATCCGCCTCCTGCGTGGCCAGCGCGACACGGACGGCAAGTCCATGATCGAAGCGCTCCGGGGCATTGACCTGGTGGTGCCCCGCGGCAAGACGGTGGGCATCATCGGGCGCAACGGCTCCGGCAAGAGCACGCTGCTCAAGCTCATCTCCGGCATCTACACGCCGACCACGGGCACCATCGACATCAACGGGCGCATCAGCGCGCTGTTGGACCTGGGCGCGGGCTTCCACCCGGACTTCTCTGGCCGGGAGAACATCCTCATCAACGGCATCATCCTGGGGATGTCGCGCGCGGAGGTGAAGGCGCGCATGGAGGAGATCATCTCCTTCAGCGAGCTGGGCGACTTCATCGACGAGCCGGTGCGCACCTACTCCAGCGGCATGTACATGCGCCTGGCGTTCTCCGTGGCCACGCACGTGGATCCGGACATCCTCATCATCGACGAGATCCTCGCCGTCGGTGACGAGCACTTCGGCAAGAAGAGCCTGGCGAAGATGACGGAGTTCAAGCGGGCCGGGAAGACCATCGTCATCGTCACCCACGACCTGGGGACGCTGGAGCGCTGGTGCGACCTGGGCGCGTGGATCGACGCCGGGCGCATCCGCGAGTTCGGTCCGCCCGCGGACGTCATCCGCAGCTACCGCCGCGCGGTGGCGCTGGCGGAAGAGCGCGGCATGTCCATGGAGGCGCCCGCGTTGGCGTCGGACGGTGGTGCGCTGCCATCGCTGGCGGCACCCCAGGCCGAACCGTCTCCGCTCACCGTGGACGCGGTGCGGCTGCTGGGCCGGGACGGCGCGGCGGTGGAGTTCGTGGACACCGAGGACGGCTTGGAGCTGAGCGTGGCGTACACCGCGCGCACGCCCGCGCCGGAGCTGGGCCTGGGGCTGGAGCTCTCCCGGGCGGACGGGGTGCTGGTGCACGCCACGGACACGTTCGCGGAGGACGTGCCCTTCTGCGCGGCGGCGGCCGGCAGCGGGACGGTGCGCTTCGTGGTGGACCGGCTGGGCCTCACCGCGGGGCGCTATGCGTTCACGGTGGTGGTGCGCGACCGGGCGGGGCAGGTGCTCGAGAAGCGCGAGGCGGTGTGCTCCTTCGAGGTGCGCTCCAGCGTGCGGGACGGAGGCCTGACGCGGCCTCCGCACCGGTGGATCGTGGAGGGCGCCGCGGCTCGCGTGGCGCCAGTGCGAGACGTCGGCTCGTGA
- a CDS encoding glycosyltransferase family 2 protein: MLYRNPERELERLWESLRWNREVPGAPAFRVVWMDNSPDDTLRARVARLDAKADYRHAGRNLGFGAAHNRLMTEAFGSGGARYYVCVNPDGLLHPDCVRELARVADQRADTGLVEARLFPDEHPKPYHPATGETPWCSGCVLLVTKKLHATVGGFDERFFMYCEDVDLSWRARASGLSIRVAPSALVHHYTVTREESPVRERMVRRSAALLGAKYGDAAFTNARLREYAQLGGEPFQTPDILKPGRRLAGIADFRHHLEFARRRW; this comes from the coding sequence GTGCTTTACCGGAACCCGGAGCGGGAGCTGGAGCGACTGTGGGAGTCGCTCCGGTGGAACCGCGAGGTCCCGGGTGCGCCCGCGTTCCGGGTCGTCTGGATGGACAACTCGCCGGACGACACGCTGCGCGCGCGGGTGGCGCGGCTGGACGCTAAAGCGGACTACCGGCACGCCGGGAGGAACCTGGGCTTCGGGGCCGCGCACAACCGGCTGATGACGGAGGCCTTCGGCTCGGGTGGGGCGCGGTACTACGTCTGTGTGAACCCGGATGGACTCCTGCACCCGGACTGCGTGCGGGAGCTGGCGCGGGTGGCGGATCAGCGGGCGGACACGGGGCTGGTGGAGGCCCGGTTGTTCCCGGACGAGCACCCCAAGCCGTACCATCCTGCGACGGGCGAGACGCCCTGGTGCAGCGGCTGCGTGCTGCTGGTGACGAAGAAGCTGCACGCGACGGTGGGTGGCTTCGACGAGCGCTTCTTCATGTACTGCGAGGACGTGGACCTGTCGTGGCGGGCGAGGGCCTCCGGGCTGTCCATCCGGGTGGCGCCCTCCGCGCTGGTGCACCACTACACCGTCACCCGGGAAGAGAGCCCGGTGCGCGAGCGGATGGTCCGCCGCAGCGCGGCCCTGCTCGGGGCGAAGTACGGTGACGCGGCCTTCACGAACGCCCGCCTGCGGGAGTACGCGCAGCTGGGCGGCGAGCCATTCCAGACGCCCGACATCCTCAAGCCCGGGCGGCGGCTCGCGGGCATCGCGGACTTCAGGCACCATCTGGAGTTCGCTCGGAGGCGCTGGTGA
- a CDS encoding glycosyltransferase family 2 protein, translated as MNALSEGAPPSAVSARWMELVLSRAHAGASVCLVGASPALAEALRARGGSVRELPGPEWKRGKGPAPTLVVLEGDAVERVLEEGLEALRREAPGAELVFSLRNAGSARALMGALTGEAPVRAGLSEQRMLRLLSEAGYRVAHREVVPCASGGTALAEDTAQALRALLAQLSPSTQVEEGLYVAVPDGPVRAPVAGLLSVVVTVDPGTRDAALDEALFALACQEQQPLELLLAAPEGVDLSAAEAALERYGRLGSFQARTVRAPSGALYAEAVREARGQYLAFVDARCLVYPRHYLELVRALQTGREAWALARAFRTEWASGAGTPPYVRAKVPFPLGERLEVEHLVIHPELVHAMVIDRSRIGPFPVAMESGLGDLPARLGALFPPVFLGGIASCEVRGPREPPAVAVAPGTWLVRPLDAWVDVVARIREETLQAREFRHRVVDMLNARVHGIPWVHGTLKALANRLKSGSGR; from the coding sequence GTGAACGCTCTATCCGAAGGGGCGCCTCCGTCCGCCGTGTCCGCGCGGTGGATGGAGCTGGTGCTGTCGCGTGCGCACGCGGGCGCGTCGGTGTGCCTGGTGGGCGCGTCGCCAGCGCTGGCGGAGGCCCTGCGGGCTCGGGGCGGCTCCGTGCGGGAGCTGCCCGGGCCGGAGTGGAAGCGGGGCAAGGGACCCGCTCCGACGCTCGTGGTGCTGGAGGGCGACGCGGTCGAGCGGGTGCTGGAGGAAGGGCTGGAGGCGCTGCGGCGCGAGGCACCGGGGGCGGAGTTGGTGTTCAGCCTGCGCAACGCCGGTTCGGCGCGGGCGCTGATGGGCGCGCTGACGGGCGAGGCGCCGGTGCGCGCGGGGCTCTCCGAACAGCGGATGCTGCGGCTGCTGTCCGAGGCCGGCTACCGCGTGGCGCATCGTGAGGTGGTGCCGTGCGCGTCTGGGGGCACGGCGCTGGCGGAGGACACCGCGCAGGCTCTGCGGGCGTTGCTGGCCCAGCTGTCGCCGTCCACGCAGGTGGAGGAGGGGCTCTACGTCGCGGTGCCGGATGGGCCCGTGCGCGCGCCAGTGGCGGGGCTGCTCAGCGTCGTCGTCACGGTGGATCCGGGGACTCGGGACGCGGCACTCGATGAGGCCCTCTTCGCGCTGGCCTGTCAGGAGCAGCAGCCGCTGGAGCTGCTGCTCGCGGCGCCCGAGGGCGTGGACTTGTCCGCCGCGGAGGCTGCGCTGGAGCGCTACGGCAGGCTGGGGTCGTTCCAGGCTCGCACCGTGCGCGCGCCCTCGGGGGCTCTGTACGCGGAAGCCGTGCGCGAGGCCCGGGGACAGTATCTGGCGTTCGTGGATGCTCGGTGCCTGGTGTACCCGCGGCACTACTTGGAGTTGGTGCGCGCGCTCCAGACGGGCCGCGAGGCCTGGGCGTTGGCGCGGGCGTTCCGCACCGAGTGGGCGTCCGGTGCGGGGACCCCGCCGTATGTACGCGCGAAGGTGCCGTTCCCGCTGGGTGAGCGGCTGGAGGTGGAGCACCTGGTGATCCACCCGGAGCTCGTCCACGCGATGGTGATCGACCGGAGTCGCATCGGGCCCTTCCCGGTGGCGATGGAGTCGGGACTCGGGGACCTGCCCGCGCGGCTGGGGGCGCTGTTTCCTCCGGTGTTCCTGGGCGGCATCGCCTCGTGCGAGGTACGCGGGCCGCGCGAGCCGCCGGCCGTCGCCGTGGCTCCGGGGACCTGGCTGGTGCGCCCCCTGGATGCCTGGGTGGATGTCGTGGCGCGGATCCGCGAAGAGACGCTCCAGGCCCGGGAGTTCCGCCACCGGGTGGTGGACATGCTGAATGCCCGCGTCCACGGCATCCCCTGGGTCCACGGCACGCTCAAGGCCCTGGCGAACCGGCTCAAATCCGGCAGCGGGCGCTGA
- a CDS encoding glycosyltransferase, with protein sequence MGTADSDGPSGSWEMPDVEAATLDQADRKSSSASEAATLEQSDRKPSSSARAASGPTGGRAHPPRDSFVEVLGFDVPRSHRARWGPVITAAKRLGTRGLSPLQRWVLDRQLRFDLRLRALIRQPERTLPELAREELGRLADPRPVGLVGRWLPSVPGLEAQRAWNLAVVALLSRPGWPLRTEGAAEALDALEARCDVLAQEAGAVGLPLWRELWRRQVAFNHATVRLLRRLLGVARPAVLLPAPVGYTRDALEREAHEVRDATAALARLERRPLISLVTPAWETPVDVLRACVASVRAQVYPHWELCIVDDGSRSAAVADTLREAAAGDARIRFERLESNQGIARATNAALALATGEYVGFLDHDDLLAPHALAEVALRLGEAPDADVVYSDEDKVDAQGLRFAPYLKPSLSPELLRAVNYVCHFLVVRASLLREVEGIRSGFEGAQDHDLLLRLMERTRRFEHIPRVLYHWRTLPGSTATDASAKPAASEAGRRAVAEHLARMGEGGSVETVSPGLYRIRHPLVGRPRVSVLLSEAPTEAELTALLAFTDDLDVEVRVPVSSPAASSTGNAIRVQVDAAATPGAVANQLLREARGELILVLEAGTLPTGPGWLRELASQASRPGVGVVGARIVSPWGLVLEAGLRFDAEGRVLRPFAGLFDPTLGAFGGSHWPRDVRAVSSACAMIRREVLESLGGWDAAFTSNEGRGVDLCLRAGEAGLRVLYAPHARLVRTRSQDDAPEATHDADRLRDAWARAGRADPTAHPRLGFLQTP encoded by the coding sequence ATGGGCACCGCCGACAGTGACGGCCCAAGTGGCTCGTGGGAGATGCCGGACGTCGAGGCAGCGACGTTGGATCAGGCCGACCGGAAGTCATCCTCTGCTTCGGAGGCCGCGACGTTGGAGCAGTCCGACCGGAAGCCCTCTTCCTCCGCGCGGGCCGCGTCAGGACCTACCGGCGGACGGGCGCATCCGCCGCGCGATAGCTTCGTCGAGGTGCTGGGCTTCGACGTGCCGCGGTCGCACCGCGCGCGCTGGGGCCCGGTCATCACCGCCGCCAAACGTTTGGGGACGCGGGGGCTTTCGCCTTTGCAGCGCTGGGTGCTGGACCGCCAGCTGCGCTTCGACCTGCGGCTGAGGGCGTTGATCCGTCAGCCGGAGCGGACACTGCCGGAGCTGGCCCGCGAGGAGCTCGGGCGACTCGCGGATCCGCGGCCCGTGGGCTTGGTGGGCCGGTGGCTTCCCTCCGTGCCCGGGCTGGAGGCGCAGCGGGCCTGGAACCTCGCGGTCGTGGCCCTGCTATCCAGACCTGGATGGCCCCTCCGGACCGAAGGTGCCGCGGAGGCACTGGACGCGCTGGAGGCCCGCTGCGACGTGCTGGCGCAGGAGGCCGGTGCGGTGGGCCTGCCTTTGTGGCGCGAGCTGTGGCGGCGGCAGGTCGCCTTCAATCACGCGACCGTCCGCCTGTTGCGGCGCCTCCTGGGCGTGGCCCGTCCGGCCGTGCTCCTGCCCGCGCCGGTGGGGTACACGCGCGACGCCCTGGAGCGAGAAGCCCACGAGGTCCGTGACGCGACCGCCGCGCTGGCCCGGCTGGAGCGCCGGCCGCTGATCAGTCTGGTCACGCCCGCCTGGGAGACGCCGGTGGACGTCCTCCGCGCATGCGTCGCGTCCGTGCGCGCGCAGGTGTATCCGCACTGGGAACTGTGCATCGTCGACGACGGCTCACGCTCGGCGGCGGTGGCGGACACGCTGCGAGAGGCCGCGGCCGGCGACGCGCGGATCCGCTTCGAGCGGCTGGAGTCGAACCAGGGCATCGCCCGCGCGACCAACGCCGCGCTGGCCCTGGCCACCGGCGAGTACGTGGGCTTCCTCGACCACGACGACCTGCTGGCGCCGCACGCGCTGGCGGAGGTCGCGCTGCGGCTGGGTGAAGCGCCGGACGCGGACGTCGTCTATTCGGACGAGGACAAGGTGGACGCGCAGGGGCTGCGCTTCGCGCCCTACCTGAAGCCGTCGCTGTCTCCGGAGTTGCTGCGCGCGGTGAACTACGTGTGCCACTTCCTCGTGGTGCGTGCATCGCTGCTGCGTGAGGTGGAAGGCATCCGCTCGGGCTTCGAGGGGGCGCAGGACCACGACCTGCTGCTGCGCCTGATGGAGCGCACGCGGCGCTTCGAGCACATCCCCCGCGTGCTCTACCACTGGAGGACGCTGCCCGGCTCCACGGCCACGGACGCCAGCGCGAAGCCCGCGGCCTCCGAGGCGGGACGCAGGGCCGTGGCGGAGCATCTGGCGCGCATGGGGGAGGGCGGCTCGGTGGAGACGGTCTCGCCAGGGCTGTACCGGATCCGCCACCCGCTCGTGGGCCGTCCCCGGGTGTCCGTGCTGCTGTCAGAAGCGCCCACCGAGGCCGAGCTCACGGCGCTCCTCGCCTTCACGGACGACCTGGACGTGGAGGTCCGCGTCCCTGTTTCGTCTCCAGCGGCTTCCTCCACCGGCAACGCCATCCGCGTCCAGGTGGACGCGGCCGCGACCCCGGGCGCCGTGGCGAACCAGTTGCTGCGCGAGGCCCGGGGCGAGCTCATCCTCGTCCTGGAGGCAGGTACGCTCCCGACCGGACCGGGGTGGCTGCGGGAGCTCGCGTCGCAGGCCTCGCGCCCCGGCGTCGGCGTCGTGGGCGCGCGCATCGTCTCTCCCTGGGGACTGGTGCTGGAGGCCGGGCTGCGCTTCGACGCCGAGGGCCGGGTGCTGCGTCCCTTCGCGGGGCTGTTCGATCCCACGCTCGGCGCATTCGGCGGCTCGCATTGGCCGCGGGACGTGCGCGCCGTCTCCAGCGCCTGCGCGATGATCCGCCGCGAGGTCCTGGAGTCGCTCGGAGGTTGGGACGCGGCCTTCACCTCCAATGAGGGACGGGGCGTGGACCTGTGCCTGCGCGCGGGCGAAGCCGGGCTGCGCGTCCTCTACGCACCCCACGCGCGACTCGTGCGCACCCGTTCCCAGGACGACGCACCCGAGGCCACCCACGACGCTGACCGGCTCCGTGACGCGTGGGCCCGCGCGGGACGGGCCGACCCCACCGCACATCCGCGCCTCGGCTTTCTCCAGACACCGTAG